A genomic window from Flavobacterium azooxidireducens includes:
- a CDS encoding tetratricopeptide repeat-containing sensor histidine kinase, translating into MKGYKAIDDVRGQASTSFKLAWVLKKKGEYEKAMQKNIYALKLMESIDDKAGICDAMTRISWDLTKQNRLKEALDYAEKAIEMAEKNNLTSEFFYVYNNAGDVAIAMGKNQLSLDYFNKAAAIVEEKNFGLISRVDIGNSQGNALKKLGRYDEAIRFYTNCLKMAKEANYQNGINTVTANLGEINLLKGNYKEALPYQLETVRLQETNNDIANLIENYHHVSTIYQKLNDFESALNYKQKAYNLRDSIGSIESDAKMSELLTKYETEKKEETIAFQEAKISQQKLVQYLGIIVVGLLVGLLIFGFISYRNRSKSNRLLAQKNAENELLMKEIHHRVKNNLEIVSSLLALQSAQIDDSKTKEAMTEGQNRVNSISIVHQKLYQGTNLGSIEMKDYFLNLSQSILDSFGAEEKVKLNLAMEKLDLDIDTAVPLGLIINELLTNTIKYAFPEGDKGTITIKLEKQNDQHLHLVVTDDGIGKSGITHGTGFGTQLVSLLTQQLNGTMKEESENGTTHIFDFKLRKAA; encoded by the coding sequence ATGAAAGGATATAAAGCCATTGATGATGTAAGAGGACAAGCTTCAACTTCGTTTAAATTGGCTTGGGTTCTAAAGAAAAAAGGTGAATATGAAAAAGCGATGCAAAAAAATATTTATGCTTTAAAATTAATGGAAAGCATCGATGATAAAGCCGGAATTTGTGATGCAATGACTCGAATTTCGTGGGATTTAACCAAGCAAAACCGATTAAAAGAAGCCTTAGATTATGCTGAAAAAGCAATCGAAATGGCAGAAAAAAATAACTTGACTTCTGAATTCTTTTACGTTTATAATAATGCAGGAGACGTTGCTATTGCTATGGGAAAAAATCAACTATCATTAGACTATTTTAATAAAGCAGCCGCCATCGTTGAAGAAAAAAATTTTGGATTAATCAGTCGAGTTGATATTGGCAATAGTCAAGGAAATGCACTCAAAAAATTAGGTAGATATGATGAAGCCATTCGTTTTTATACTAATTGTTTAAAAATGGCCAAAGAAGCCAATTATCAAAACGGAATCAACACGGTAACTGCCAATTTAGGGGAAATAAATTTGTTAAAAGGAAATTATAAAGAAGCTCTTCCCTATCAACTGGAAACCGTTCGATTGCAGGAAACGAATAATGATATTGCGAATCTAATTGAAAATTATCACCACGTCAGTACAATTTATCAGAAACTAAATGACTTTGAATCCGCTTTAAATTACAAACAAAAAGCTTATAACTTACGTGATAGCATCGGTTCTATTGAAAGTGATGCAAAAATGTCGGAACTGCTAACCAAATACGAAACAGAGAAAAAAGAAGAAACTATCGCTTTTCAGGAGGCTAAAATATCCCAACAAAAGTTAGTTCAATATTTGGGAATTATTGTCGTTGGTTTGCTTGTAGGATTATTGATTTTTGGCTTCATCAGCTATCGAAACCGAAGCAAAAGCAATCGTTTGTTAGCTCAGAAAAATGCTGAAAACGAATTATTGATGAAAGAAATTCATCATCGAGTGAAAAATAATTTGGAAATAGTTTCCAGCTTACTTGCTTTACAATCGGCTCAAATTGATGATTCAAAAACAAAAGAAGCGATGACAGAAGGACAAAATCGGGTAAATTCGATTAGCATTGTTCATCAAAAACTCTATCAAGGAACGAATTTAGGTTCCATTGAGATGAAAGATTATTTTTTAAACCTCAGTCAAAGCATTCTCGACAGTTTTGGTGCAGAAGAAAAAGTCAAACTGAATTTAGCTATGGAAAAACTCGATTTAGACATCGATACAGCCGTTCCATTAGGATTGATAATCAATGAATTACTGACAAATACCATAAAATATGCTTTCCCTGAAGGCGATAAAGGAACGATTACTATCAAATTAGAAAAACAAAATGACCAACATCTTCATTTGGTTGTCACCGATGATGGCATCGGAAAATCCGGAATTACACACGGAACCGGTTTCGGAACTCAGTTGGTTTCCTTACTCACTCAACAATTAAACGGCACAATGAAAGAAGAATCAGAAAACGGAACAACCCATATTTTTGATTTTAAACTGCGAAAAGCGGCTTAA
- a CDS encoding LytR/AlgR family response regulator transcription factor: MEGKIKILIVEDEMIIGANIALQLTSLGYDVLGIIPRAEEVLPKIRQTLPDILLLDIYLKGDLDGIELAHFIQKEFKIPIIYLTANADDKHFNRAKTTNPYAFISKPFKKLDLQHAIELTILRIQEEKKLEVTDLDTFVMSDSIFVRSHDKMIKININDILYIEAERNYCKIHCKEKEHLIVSTLKDLEEKLNVKNLMRIHRSFIINMHHIDEIATSHLVIAKKAIPVSPELKKQLLLHIQKV, from the coding sequence ATGGAAGGAAAAATAAAAATTCTTATTGTGGAAGACGAGATGATTATAGGTGCCAACATTGCACTGCAATTAACTAGTCTTGGCTATGATGTATTGGGAATTATTCCTCGTGCCGAAGAAGTTTTACCAAAAATTCGTCAAACCTTACCGGATATTTTACTGCTTGACATTTATCTAAAAGGTGATTTAGACGGAATTGAATTGGCTCACTTCATTCAAAAAGAATTCAAAATCCCGATTATTTATTTGACTGCCAATGCGGATGATAAGCATTTTAACAGAGCAAAAACAACAAATCCGTACGCTTTTATCTCCAAACCTTTCAAAAAATTAGATTTACAACACGCTATTGAATTGACGATTCTTCGCATTCAAGAAGAAAAAAAGTTAGAAGTTACTGACTTAGATACTTTTGTTATGAGTGATTCGATTTTTGTTCGAAGCCACGATAAAATGATCAAAATTAATATCAACGACATTCTGTATATTGAAGCCGAACGTAATTACTGCAAAATTCATTGCAAAGAAAAAGAACACCTCATTGTCAGCACATTAAAAGATTTAGAAGAAAAGTTAAACGTTAAAAACCTGATGCGAATTCATCGCTCTTTTATCATCAATATGCATCACATCGACGAAATTGCAACCAGTCATTTGGTGATTGCTAAAAAAGCCATTCCTGTAAGTCCGGAACTAAAAAAACAACTGTTGCTTCACATACAAAAAGTATAA
- a CDS encoding S41 family peptidase, with amino-acid sequence MKNKLVLLTFLLTFTLGFSQNCDCLANLLWAKKTFEENDAGYAFVLEKKGKDQYELHNKNFIDKAKETNELNKCTELIYEWMTFFRKGHIGIRITNNETTNAVQDKKTSDEEIIERFKNWETYPYNEREFAKYLSKINKPTFEGIWVSEPYTIGVIKKNNEYIGFIIKADGVYWREKQVKFKIYEEGNKLRSDFYYRDHSKVESDKVELIGNTHLQIGSIYLKRKSPEFKEDKYIEQFFASLKSNTPFLNQLDDNTLYFRIPDFDHSQKKLIDSVITANHEKIIKTKNLIVDVRNNGGGSDVSYRNIIPYLYTNPIRIVSVELYSTTLNNDRMKKFMNDPDWPEQDKKWAADAYEKLNKHLGKFVNLDENPVTIQTLDTIYEFPKNIGIIINEGNGSTTEQFLLAAKQSKKIKLFGTTTMGVLDISNMNFVPSPCNEFQLGYCLSKSLRIPDMSIDDKGIQPDYYLDKGIPNYNWIDQVQMTLNH; translated from the coding sequence ATGAAAAACAAATTAGTTTTACTGACTTTTTTACTCACATTTACGTTGGGTTTTTCGCAAAATTGTGATTGTTTAGCTAATCTATTATGGGCAAAAAAAACATTTGAAGAAAACGATGCCGGTTATGCTTTTGTATTAGAAAAAAAAGGAAAGGATCAATATGAATTGCATAACAAGAATTTTATTGATAAAGCCAAAGAAACTAACGAATTAAATAAGTGTACTGAATTAATTTACGAATGGATGACATTTTTTAGAAAAGGTCACATAGGCATTCGTATTACAAATAATGAAACTACAAATGCTGTTCAAGATAAAAAAACTTCCGATGAGGAAATCATTGAACGATTTAAAAATTGGGAAACGTATCCTTACAACGAGAGAGAATTTGCTAAATATCTCTCAAAAATTAATAAACCAACATTCGAAGGCATTTGGGTTTCTGAACCTTATACGATTGGAGTAATCAAAAAAAATAATGAATATATCGGTTTTATAATCAAAGCCGACGGTGTTTATTGGAGAGAAAAACAGGTTAAATTTAAAATCTATGAAGAAGGTAACAAACTACGAAGTGATTTTTATTACCGTGATCATTCAAAAGTGGAAAGTGATAAAGTAGAATTAATTGGAAACACTCATCTTCAAATTGGAAGTATTTATTTGAAACGAAAAAGTCCGGAATTCAAAGAAGATAAATACATTGAACAGTTTTTTGCCTCGTTAAAAAGCAACACTCCTTTCTTAAATCAATTGGATGACAACACGTTGTATTTTAGAATTCCTGATTTCGACCATTCGCAGAAAAAATTAATTGATAGCGTAATTACAGCAAATCACGAAAAAATAATTAAAACAAAAAATTTAATTGTTGATGTCCGCAACAATGGTGGCGGAAGCGATGTAAGTTATCGAAATATAATTCCGTATTTATACACAAATCCAATTCGAATTGTTAGTGTGGAATTGTATTCAACAACGCTCAATAACGACCGTATGAAAAAGTTTATGAATGATCCGGACTGGCCGGAACAAGACAAAAAATGGGCTGCTGATGCTTATGAAAAGTTAAATAAACACCTTGGTAAATTTGTAAATTTAGATGAAAATCCTGTTACTATTCAGACGCTTGATACTATCTATGAATTCCCAAAGAATATTGGCATCATCATTAATGAAGGTAACGGAAGTACGACGGAACAATTTCTTTTAGCCGCTAAACAAAGTAAAAAAATTAAGCTGTTTGGAACGACTACTATGGGTGTTTTAGATATTTCAAATATGAACTTTGTTCCTTCTCCGTGTAACGAATTTCAACTAGGCTATTGTCTTTCCAAAAGTTTACGAATACCGGATATGTCAATTGATGACAAAGGAATTCAACCGGATTATTATCTTGATAAAGGAATTCCAAATTATAATTGGATTGATCAGGTACAAATGACATTGAACCATTAA
- a CDS encoding carbon-nitrogen hydrolase family protein has translation MKFPKFKAAAVQTSPVFLNVDKTIEKAISFIKEASSNGAQLIAFPEVFVAGYPYWNWIMTPVQGSKWYEQLYKNSVAVTDESMKPLFKAAKDFNMHVVIGINERGDSYGEIYNSNLIIDNNGNLIGKHRKLVPTWAEKLTWSSGDGSTLKVYKTEIGPIGTLACGENTNTLARFTLLSQGELIHIANYISLPVAPPDYNMAEAIKIRAAAHSFEGKLFTVVSCSTISKEIMAVLKPDVPNIEELLTRKSSAFSGIIGPNGAVVGEPLIDDEGIVYADIDLEKCIQPKQMHDILGHYNRFDIFDLRVNTAPTRKITFIDNHEDFNK, from the coding sequence ATGAAATTTCCAAAATTCAAAGCTGCTGCCGTTCAAACCTCTCCTGTTTTTTTAAACGTTGATAAAACAATTGAAAAAGCGATTTCTTTCATCAAAGAAGCCAGTTCAAACGGAGCTCAATTAATTGCATTTCCGGAAGTTTTCGTTGCCGGATATCCGTATTGGAACTGGATTATGACACCCGTGCAAGGCAGTAAATGGTATGAACAATTATATAAAAATTCAGTCGCTGTAACGGATGAGTCGATGAAACCCTTATTCAAAGCTGCAAAAGATTTCAATATGCACGTGGTCATCGGAATTAATGAACGTGGTGATAGTTATGGCGAAATTTACAACTCTAATCTCATCATCGATAATAATGGAAATCTCATCGGAAAACACCGGAAGTTAGTCCCAACTTGGGCAGAAAAACTAACGTGGTCAAGCGGTGACGGTTCGACTTTAAAAGTTTATAAAACCGAAATTGGTCCAATCGGAACATTAGCCTGTGGTGAAAACACCAATACATTAGCTCGATTTACGTTATTATCACAAGGCGAATTAATTCATATTGCCAATTACATTTCGCTTCCTGTTGCTCCACCTGATTACAATATGGCGGAAGCGATTAAAATCCGTGCTGCTGCTCATTCCTTTGAAGGGAAATTATTCACCGTTGTTTCGTGTTCCACGATTTCAAAAGAAATTATGGCTGTTTTAAAACCCGATGTTCCTAATATTGAAGAGTTATTAACTCGAAAAAGTTCCGCTTTCTCAGGAATTATTGGTCCAAACGGAGCTGTTGTTGGCGAACCTTTGATTGATGACGAAGGAATTGTGTATGCCGACATCGATTTGGAAAAATGCATTCAACCGAAACAAATGCACGATATTCTCGGACATTATAATCGCTTTGATATTTTTGATCTCCGCGTGAACACCGCTCCCACCCGAAAAATTACGTTTATAGATAACCACGAAGATTTTAATAAATAA
- a CDS encoding TIGR03643 family protein: protein MKKSKRVELTHEELERVVSMAQEEKKPFEVLKVEFGISENEVTEIMRKKLSKDNFELWKKKVTASKPKPKPIIDDFDDDLEGKYYIKNKFD from the coding sequence ATGAAAAAAAGTAAAAGAGTGGAACTGACTCACGAAGAACTCGAACGCGTGGTTAGTATGGCTCAAGAGGAAAAAAAACCTTTTGAAGTATTAAAAGTTGAATTCGGAATTTCAGAAAATGAAGTAACCGAAATTATGCGTAAAAAACTATCTAAAGACAATTTTGAGCTTTGGAAAAAAAAAGTTACAGCTAGTAAACCCAAGCCTAAACCCATTATCGATGATTTTGATGATGACCTAGAAGGCAAATATTACATTAAAAATAAATTTGATTAA
- a CDS encoding sterol desaturase family protein — protein MHTLIDYFETIPSLHRGLILVGGIAIFWLIENTFPLFKFQYNKLNHAGINIFFTITTIIVNFVMAFILLLAADFAIQQNFGILQWLPEMNIWVYTLVGLLLLDFIGAYLVHLIEHKVKFLWRFHLIHHTDTWIDTTSANRHHPGESVIRFVFTVLGVLIVGSPMWMVFLYQSLSVVFSQFNHANIPLPKKLDKLLSYFIISPDMHKVHHHYKLPYTDSNYGNIFSIWDRIFGTYSFLERDKIVYGVDTHMKPEENNHLSNLLKIPFQKSRSPEL, from the coding sequence ATGCATACGCTTATCGATTATTTTGAAACCATTCCGTCTTTGCACAGAGGATTAATTCTGGTTGGCGGAATTGCCATTTTTTGGTTAATAGAAAATACCTTTCCGTTATTCAAGTTTCAATACAACAAATTAAATCACGCCGGAATTAATATTTTTTTTACCATTACAACAATCATCGTTAATTTTGTCATGGCTTTCATTTTGTTGCTAGCTGCCGACTTTGCCATCCAACAAAATTTCGGAATTTTACAATGGTTGCCCGAAATGAATATTTGGGTTTATACTTTAGTTGGATTATTGTTATTGGATTTCATCGGAGCCTATTTAGTACATTTAATTGAACACAAAGTCAAATTTTTATGGCGATTTCATCTCATTCATCACACCGATACTTGGATTGACACCACTTCCGCCAATCGTCATCATCCTGGTGAAAGTGTCATTCGATTTGTATTTACCGTTCTTGGCGTTTTGATTGTGGGCAGTCCGATGTGGATGGTTTTTCTGTATCAATCGCTTTCGGTTGTTTTTTCTCAATTTAATCACGCCAATATTCCTCTTCCAAAAAAGTTGGATAAATTATTAAGCTATTTTATCATTTCCCCAGATATGCATAAAGTACATCATCATTACAAATTGCCTTATACTGATAGTAATTATGGAAATATTTTTTCTATATGGGATCGAATTTTTGGCACTTATTCCTTTCTCGAAAGAGATAAAATTGTTTACGGAGTAGACACGCACATGAAACCGGAAGAAAATAATCATTTAAGTAATTTACTTAAGATTCCGTTTCAAAAATCACGTTCTCCTGAACTTTAA
- a CDS encoding alpha-ketoglutarate-dependent dioxygenase AlkB family protein codes for MNSLFPKEKIVFNLPDAEIEYYPGFFSFEKANELLLKLKNEVPWQQDSITIYGKTHLQPRLTALFGNDGKNYSYSNIVMHPHKWNPLLMFIKNEIEEITQENFTTVLLNLYRDGKDSNGWHADNEKELGRNPVIASLSFGAERSFHLQHNSIKDANLKITLEHGSLLLMKGTTQHFWKHQIPKTAKPITERINLTFRIIK; via the coding sequence ATGAATTCACTATTTCCAAAAGAAAAAATAGTATTCAATTTACCGGATGCTGAAATTGAATATTATCCTGGTTTTTTCTCTTTTGAAAAAGCCAATGAATTGTTGCTTAAATTAAAAAATGAAGTTCCTTGGCAGCAAGACAGCATAACTATTTATGGAAAAACTCACCTTCAACCCAGATTAACTGCTTTGTTTGGCAATGATGGAAAAAATTATTCCTACTCTAATATTGTAATGCATCCACACAAATGGAATCCATTATTGATGTTTATTAAAAATGAAATTGAAGAAATTACTCAAGAAAACTTCACTACCGTATTATTGAATTTGTATCGAGACGGTAAAGACAGCAACGGGTGGCATGCCGATAATGAAAAAGAATTAGGTCGAAATCCTGTGATTGCTTCTTTGAGTTTTGGTGCCGAAAGAAGTTTTCATTTGCAACACAATTCCATTAAAGATGCCAATTTAAAAATCACACTTGAACATGGTAGTTTGTTATTGATGAAAGGAACTACACAACATTTTTGGAAACATCAAATCCCGAAAACAGCCAAGCCCATTACAGAACGCATTAATTTGACTTTCAGAATAATTAAATAA
- the aqpZ gene encoding aquaporin Z: MKKLFAEFFGTYWLVFGGCGSALFAAGFVTPTEVHLGIGFLGVALAFGLTVLTMAYAVGHISGGHFNPAVSFGLWASGRFDAKELVPYIVSQCIGALAAAGTLYFIMNGQDSFLGIDNTKAGAFASNGYGAFSPSGYSMAAAFVVEFVLTMFFLLVILGATDKFANGKFAGIAIGLALTLIHLISIPITNTSVNPARSTSQAIFTGGEPLMQLWLFWLAPILGAVVAGLIYKNVLQNHEN, encoded by the coding sequence ATGAAAAAACTATTTGCAGAATTTTTTGGAACCTATTGGTTGGTTTTCGGCGGTTGCGGAAGTGCACTTTTTGCAGCTGGATTTGTAACACCAACAGAAGTTCACTTAGGTATTGGCTTTTTAGGTGTTGCTTTAGCATTTGGACTTACCGTTTTAACAATGGCTTATGCTGTTGGACACATTTCCGGCGGACACTTTAACCCTGCCGTTTCTTTCGGACTTTGGGCTAGCGGACGTTTTGATGCAAAAGAATTAGTGCCTTACATTGTTTCTCAATGCATAGGAGCATTAGCTGCCGCAGGAACATTGTATTTTATCATGAACGGACAGGACAGCTTCTTAGGTATTGACAACACCAAAGCCGGAGCTTTTGCATCCAATGGTTATGGTGCTTTTTCTCCTTCCGGGTATTCGATGGCTGCTGCTTTTGTGGTAGAATTTGTATTAACAATGTTTTTCCTTTTAGTGATTTTAGGAGCAACTGATAAGTTTGCCAACGGAAAATTTGCTGGTATTGCGATTGGTTTGGCATTAACATTAATTCATTTAATCAGTATTCCAATTACAAATACATCCGTTAACCCTGCTCGATCAACTTCTCAAGCCATTTTTACAGGTGGAGAACCTCTCATGCAACTTTGGTTATTCTGGCTTGCTCCTATTTTAGGTGCAGTGGTTGCCGGATTAATCTATAAAAACGTATTACAAAACCACGAAAACTAA
- a CDS encoding DoxX family protein: MNLPWHLYCMAAIYFIAGCNHFRNPRLYLKIIPPFFSKPKLLNIISGLAEIVLGILLCIPQTTVLAAWGIILLLVAVFPANLYMFQNEKAGLGLPKWVRFIRLPLQLVLIYWAYHYTKY, encoded by the coding sequence ATGAATTTACCTTGGCATCTCTATTGCATGGCGGCTATCTATTTTATAGCCGGTTGTAACCATTTTCGCAACCCGAGATTATATTTAAAAATCATTCCTCCTTTTTTTTCCAAACCAAAATTACTTAATATAATTTCTGGATTAGCTGAAATTGTATTAGGGATTCTTTTGTGCATCCCTCAAACAACTGTGTTAGCAGCTTGGGGTATTATACTTTTATTAGTCGCAGTTTTTCCAGCAAATTTATATATGTTTCAAAATGAAAAAGCAGGTTTAGGATTACCTAAATGGGTACGTTTTATCCGACTACCACTTCAACTCGTCTTGATTTATTGGGCATATCATTACACTAAATATTAA
- a CDS encoding EamA family transporter, protein MFGNRVLKGVFLVGLGATSYGMLATFVKLAYKENFTTAEVTTAQFVLGIIGVLIINSFQRVKNNNTAIKASKKNIFQLMLAGTSLGMTSVFYYLCVRYIDVSIAIVLLMQTVWMGVLLEMILDKKLPSIQKIIAVVIVLIGTILATNLLKNEIELDWRGLFWGILAAASFTTTMFTANRVSLGISSAQRSLYMLLGGAVIVFIFALITQNTPFNFDIFLKWGIILALFGTIIPPMLLNAGFPYTGIGLGSIVSSLELPVSVLMAYFLLSEKVNALQWFGIVLIILAIIIMNLNFKKKK, encoded by the coding sequence ATGTTTGGAAACCGTGTGTTAAAAGGAGTTTTTTTAGTTGGATTAGGTGCTACTAGTTATGGTATGTTGGCCACTTTTGTAAAACTTGCCTACAAAGAAAATTTCACCACTGCAGAAGTAACGACAGCTCAATTTGTGTTGGGAATTATTGGTGTTTTGATAATCAATTCTTTTCAACGAGTTAAAAATAATAATACAGCTATAAAAGCATCAAAAAAGAACATTTTTCAGTTGATGCTTGCCGGAACTTCTTTAGGAATGACAAGCGTTTTTTATTATTTATGCGTTCGATACATTGATGTTTCGATTGCCATTGTCCTTTTAATGCAAACCGTTTGGATGGGCGTTTTATTAGAAATGATTTTGGATAAAAAACTTCCTTCCATTCAAAAAATCATAGCCGTTGTTATCGTTTTAATAGGTACCATTTTGGCAACAAACTTATTAAAAAATGAAATTGAATTAGACTGGAGAGGTTTATTTTGGGGAATTTTAGCCGCCGCTTCATTTACCACAACGATGTTTACTGCCAATCGTGTTTCTTTAGGTATTTCTTCGGCACAACGCAGTTTATATATGCTTTTAGGCGGAGCAGTCATTGTTTTTATTTTTGCTTTGATTACCCAAAACACACCATTCAATTTTGATATTTTCTTGAAATGGGGAATTATTTTGGCTCTTTTCGGAACTATTATTCCTCCAATGTTATTAAATGCAGGATTTCCTTACACAGGAATTGGGCTTGGTAGTATAGTTTCTTCTTTAGAATTACCCGTTTCTGTACTAATGGCCTATTTTCTCCTCAGTGAAAAGGTAAATGCTTTGCAATGGTTTGGAATTGTGTTGATTATCCTAGCCATAATTATCATGAATCTTAACTTTAAAAAGAAAAAATAA
- a CDS encoding murein L,D-transpeptidase catalytic domain-containing protein → MRKFLLLFVLSFVCCNHTPPVDDAKDYTSIHNEALTFCKENQMNQDFYFLIDMSIHSGKNRFFVYDFKTKKVSQQNLVTHGTCDVFETNPEKYKKAKFSNKQDSHCSMKGKFKIGKRDYSSWGINVKYWMHGLESSNNNAVKRVVVLHSWPAVANEEIYPKYSPLSWGCPAVSDEFMVVLDEKLKTVEQPVLMWIVE, encoded by the coding sequence GTGAGAAAATTCCTTTTACTCTTCGTTTTAAGTTTTGTGTGTTGCAATCATACTCCTCCGGTTGATGATGCGAAAGATTACACTTCCATTCATAACGAAGCATTGACTTTTTGTAAAGAAAATCAAATGAATCAGGATTTTTATTTCTTGATTGATATGAGTATTCATTCGGGTAAGAATCGCTTTTTTGTATATGATTTTAAAACGAAAAAAGTGAGTCAACAAAATTTGGTTACTCACGGAACTTGTGATGTTTTTGAAACTAATCCGGAGAAATATAAAAAAGCCAAATTCAGCAACAAACAAGACAGTCATTGTTCGATGAAAGGCAAATTCAAAATTGGTAAACGCGATTATAGTTCATGGGGAATAAATGTGAAATATTGGATGCACGGTTTGGAATCTTCCAACAACAATGCAGTTAAAAGAGTGGTTGTTTTACATTCCTGGCCAGCAGTTGCGAACGAAGAAATTTATCCAAAATATTCTCCTTTGAGTTGGGGTTGTCCAGCCGTTTCCGATGAATTTATGGTTGTTTTGGATGAAAAACTAAAGACTGTTGAGCAACCTGTTTTGATGTGGATTGTGGAGTGA
- a CDS encoding DUF2721 domain-containing protein has product MTLTIDTPALLFSATSLILLAYTNRFLTIAQIVRGLKKTYDEKENKSILIEIANLNLRLTLIRYMQLAGVLSLFLSVFAMLVLFFEYQLPGIILFGGSLLALLISLGISFWEISISVKALRVHLKDLVE; this is encoded by the coding sequence ATGACACTCACCATCGACACTCCCGCCCTGCTCTTTTCTGCCACTTCGTTAATTTTATTGGCTTATACCAATCGGTTTTTGACCATTGCTCAAATTGTTCGAGGATTAAAAAAAACCTATGACGAAAAAGAAAACAAAAGCATTTTGATCGAAATAGCCAATTTGAATCTTCGGTTAACATTGATTCGTTATATGCAATTAGCAGGAGTACTAAGCTTATTTTTGTCAGTGTTTGCAATGTTGGTTTTATTTTTTGAATACCAATTGCCGGGCATTATTCTTTTTGGAGGAAGTCTATTGGCATTATTGATTTCGCTAGGCATTTCGTTTTGGGAAATTAGTATTTCTGTAAAAGCCTTGCGAGTGCATTTAAAAGATTTGGTTGAATAG